One stretch of Streptomyces zhihengii DNA includes these proteins:
- a CDS encoding PhzF family phenazine biosynthesis protein: MRIRIVDAFTDRPFAGNPAGVLLLDSAGFPDDTWLQQVAAEVNLSETAFAHPLPPGGEADFALRWFTPATEVDMCGHATLATAHVLHTTGAAGGTVRFAARCGILSATAHADGITLDFPTSPLVPVEAPEALAGALGARIVSALDTGVHIGDLLVEVADERTVRALAPDTAGLVAHSERGIIATARAEDPASPYDYVSRCFFPRVGIDEDPVTGSAHTALAPFWSARLGRAELTGFQASARGGLVRTAVRGDRTLLTGRAVTVIDGELLTAP, encoded by the coding sequence ATGCGCATCCGAATCGTCGACGCCTTCACCGACCGCCCCTTCGCCGGCAACCCGGCGGGGGTCCTGCTGCTCGACTCCGCCGGCTTCCCCGACGACACCTGGCTCCAGCAGGTGGCCGCCGAGGTGAACCTGTCGGAGACGGCGTTCGCCCACCCGCTGCCGCCCGGCGGCGAGGCCGACTTCGCGCTGCGCTGGTTCACCCCGGCCACCGAGGTCGACATGTGCGGCCATGCCACCCTGGCCACCGCCCACGTCCTGCACACCACGGGCGCGGCCGGCGGCACCGTCCGGTTCGCCGCGCGCTGCGGGATCCTGTCCGCGACCGCCCACGCCGACGGCATCACGCTGGACTTCCCCACCTCGCCGCTGGTCCCGGTCGAAGCCCCCGAAGCGCTCGCGGGCGCCCTCGGCGCCCGGATCGTGTCGGCCCTCGACACCGGCGTGCACATCGGCGACCTGCTGGTCGAGGTCGCGGACGAGCGCACGGTCCGGGCCCTCGCGCCCGACACGGCGGGTCTGGTGGCCCACTCCGAACGCGGCATCATCGCCACCGCCCGCGCCGAGGACCCGGCCTCGCCCTACGACTACGTCTCGCGCTGCTTCTTCCCCCGGGTCGGCATCGACGAGGACCCGGTCACCGGCAGCGCCCACACCGCGCTCGCGCCCTTCTGGTCCGCCCGGCTCGGGCGCGCGGAGCTGACCGGCTTCCAGGCCTCCGCGCGCGGCGGCCTGGTGCGCACGGCGGTGCGCGGGGACCGCACCCTGCTGACCGGCCGGGCCGTCACCGTGATCGACGGCGAACTGCTGACCGCCCCCTGA
- a CDS encoding PadR family transcriptional regulator, with product MRSPGQGQEFGQGREFGHGRGHCGPGHHGRGEWEGRRAAFGPFGPPFGGPFGGGRGRGGGRGRARRGDVRASILALLKDRPMHGYEMIQEIGERSGGAWKPSPGSVYPTLQLLEDEGLIVSASEGGKKLFTLTETGRTEAESGPEAPWEEAGRGVDWETVNEIRQAGFGLMEAFGQVWKTGSAEQRQKAVAVINEARKKLYLILADED from the coding sequence ATGCGTTCACCAGGACAGGGACAGGAATTCGGCCAGGGCCGCGAATTCGGTCACGGCCGTGGCCACTGCGGTCCCGGACATCACGGCCGGGGCGAATGGGAGGGCCGCCGTGCCGCGTTCGGCCCGTTCGGACCGCCGTTCGGCGGGCCCTTCGGGGGCGGCCGCGGTCGCGGCGGAGGCCGGGGGAGGGCGCGGCGCGGCGATGTGCGGGCCTCGATCCTCGCGCTGCTGAAGGACCGGCCGATGCACGGCTACGAAATGATCCAGGAGATCGGCGAGCGCAGCGGCGGGGCGTGGAAGCCCAGCCCCGGCTCGGTCTACCCGACCCTCCAACTGCTCGAGGACGAGGGGCTGATCGTCAGCGCCAGCGAGGGCGGCAAGAAGCTCTTCACCCTCACCGAGACGGGCCGCACCGAGGCCGAGTCCGGCCCGGAGGCCCCCTGGGAGGAGGCCGGCCGCGGCGTCGACTGGGAGACGGTCAACGAGATCCGGCAGGCGGGATTCGGGCTGATGGAGGCCTTCGGCCAGGTCTGGAAGACCGGCAGCGCCGAGCAGCGCCAGAAGGCGGTCGCCGTCATCAACGAGGCGCGCAAGAAGCTCTATCTGATCCTCGCCGACGAGGACTGA
- a CDS encoding Clp protease N-terminal domain-containing protein: MHNSAPRVPRQPAPGHTGTDAELTAELGAVVAGARRRALRDGDRQIDTAHLLHSLLEADPDVRDAVGDGPQVARVLGYLVQRSIGYGLRWQGSVEDSGALRVIGRGETGWSPSASGAMRGALLRAGLRGEPRARCLDLLACVVADPDSRAVEVLHRAGIDTAPLLARIAESSRHASRK; encoded by the coding sequence GTGCACAACTCCGCCCCGCGCGTCCCGCGTCAGCCCGCTCCCGGCCACACCGGGACCGACGCCGAGCTCACCGCCGAGCTCGGCGCGGTGGTCGCCGGTGCCCGCCGCAGAGCGCTGCGCGACGGGGACCGGCAGATCGACACGGCCCATCTGCTGCACTCCCTGCTGGAGGCCGACCCCGACGTCCGGGACGCGGTCGGCGACGGACCGCAGGTGGCCCGCGTGCTCGGCTACCTGGTGCAGCGCAGCATCGGCTACGGGCTGCGCTGGCAGGGATCGGTGGAGGACTCCGGCGCACTGCGGGTGATCGGCCGGGGCGAGACCGGATGGTCGCCGTCCGCGTCCGGCGCGATGCGGGGGGCGCTGCTCAGGGCCGGGCTGCGCGGCGAACCGCGTGCCCGCTGCCTCGACCTCCTCGCCTGCGTCGTCGCGGATCCGGACAGCCGGGCGGTCGAGGTGCTGCACCGGGCGGGCATCGACACGGCCCCCCTCTTGGCCCGGATCGCGGAATCGTCTCGACATGCGTCACGGAAGTGA